The window GGCTGGAGGGTTGGCTGCAAGCAACCAGCCAGCCAGCCcggggctggccagaaaattcagttttcctgtcggttataaccgacaggaatgcttaagaaaaaaattcaaatgcaacggctaacTATAACCGATAGGaatgcttaagaaaaaaaaaattcaaatgcaacggctagttgacgtcagctagctgttgcatttgaatttttttttatttttatagttttattattattttttatttacaaaatttttcctataacttctatttttaatatttttttttaaattctattttttcctataacttttattttacaaaatttgtttcattttttttaaattccattttttcctataacttctatttcacttagttgctttattttattttaaattctatttttatcctataacttctatttcacaaaatttgtttcatatttttttttaaattacatttttttcctataacttcccaagccattatacaacattaaattaaattaagtaacatgaaacaacattaaacaatatgaaataacattaaataacattaaccaacatacgaattatacaacataaaaaaaaacatttaacaacatgaaacttaaacaacatttcacaaaatatttaataacataaaacttaaacgcctactaCATTATTcattggcccaaagatgtgcaacaagatcatgTTGTAGGCTGacaccccattgaggttgttcctcagttggctgacacaccatggccgcaaccatattttgtttgtggcgccttacttgaacttcttcatcacacgcctcatcttctcgtctcatttgcgtccattttgcttccaatttggaattggatgaggactcccagttggaatccgaagaggatccaaagttggaattcattgcaaacttgaattgaaagagattgaattgaaatagattgaattcaaagttgtgtgaattatagcccaatatccaccctatttatagcaaaagaaaaattcaaatccaacggctaactGACGTCATgctgacgtcacttagccgttggatttgaatttaagttgtagtttttaaataataaattatgtttggccctatgaccttTGGCCCTCTGTTGGAGACGAATTTTTGTGGTAGAGCAAAAatgagccctctggccctttgaccctcggttggagacgaaggcaaatatgaccctgtactgttcattaaaatattaatatcttggagaatcttagagggccagagggttaaaacgagccctctagctagtcatcggttggagatggcctaatgtCATGCCGTATCTATGTTTTTCTTCACATAGTATGATATTATTTGATTGATATGCTTTTCTATGCAATTTACTCTCCTCCATTAGGGGCCCCACTTGGAGATCCCTTCAAAGATGGGAGCCTGGAAAGTCTGGGAGTACTCCAAACGAAACGACTTGACTTGGCGGGTATAATTCCATTAGGAAAAACTGACTTCTACAGATCAATCATTTCAAGCATTGATCATTCTAATATTAAAGCAACTCAAAAATGGGAAACTTCATACTGCAACCACAATTTTCTCAACTCACGTTGATCAGATCTTATTCAATGCCTGTTATGGTTGGCTTTGTTCTTGCCATGGCATTTGTTGTTGCTCAAGCACAACAAATGCAGTCGAATATCAGCCGCGGATCTTCCTTAACGCCGACTACCAACTCCTCGTGGTTGTCACGTTCTGGTGTATACGCCTTTGGATTTTACAAGCAAGGAAATGGCTATGCTGTGGGGATATTTCTTGCTGGAATCCCCCAAACAACTATAGTGTGGACTGCGAAGCGAGACGACCCTCCACTCTCCACCAATGTTACTTTGGACTTCACAAGTGATGGGTTTTCCTTGAAACCAACACAAGGCCAAAGTTTCGTGATAGAGTATACCTCTGGTTCTTCGGCTTCCATGCTTGATTCAGGAAATTTTGTGATATACAATGCTCGTCAAGACATAGTATGGCAAAGTTTTGAGCACCCGACTGACACCCTTTTGCCGGGTCAGACCCTGTTTGCTGAGGACGAGCTGTTCTCCGCTAAATCAGAATCTGATCACTCAACTGGCATTTTCCGCCTCAAAATGCAAGCCGATGGAAACCTTGTCCAATACCCTGTAAATACTCCATACAAAGCCGAATATGCCTACTATTCATCTGGAACGGATGGCAGAGGAAAGAACGTGACACTTCATTTTGCTGCTGATGGCCATCTCTACTTGCTAAATGATACCCATTCGAATATCAGGAATATAACAAATGGAGGTCTTCCTGCTGATCAAGCAACAATTTATCTTATGAGAATTGATGCAGATGGAATATTTCGATTGTATTCGCATGATTTGAATCACAACGGGAGCAGGTCAATGGTATGGGAATCTTCCAACGACAAGTGTGACCCCAAAGGTGTATGCGGATTAAATAGTTATTGTGTCTTACTAGATCTTGAAGCTGAGTGTAGATGTCTTCCAGGATTTGTATCTGCCAATCAGAGAAATAAGACTTCAGGCTGTTCGAGGAATTTAGTTGCAGATGGTTGCGAACACAAAAACGAAACTTTAAAATACACCATGGAGGAACTGGAAAGCACAACATGGGAAGACATTTCGTATGTGGATTTGACATTATCAGACAAAGAAGCTTGCAAACGAGCCTGTTTGGAGGACTGTAATTGTGAAGCCGCGCTTTTTGATGATACAAGCTGCAAAAAGCAGAGGCTTCCTTTGAGATATGGAAGAAGACAGGTTAATACTTCAAACGTAGCTCTCATCAAGGTAGCTAAATCTACAACTACTCCAGACACAAATAGAATCGTGGAAAAAGGAAGcaagagaaaaggaagaacCGACATCCTGATTGTTAGTCTCTCGCTTGCTGCTTTCGGAGCTATTTTGTTTGCAATTTCTGTAGTTGTGCTTTGCAAACATAATGTGTGGGCGTATAAAAGAGTGAATACTCCCATTCGTGACTCTGAATTCAATGAGGACATCGCTCTGCGACCATATACTTATGAAGAGTTAGAGAAGATTACGAACAATTTTACAGAAGAGGTTGGAAGAGGCGCGTCGGGAACAGTTTATAAAGGAGTGATCTTGGCTAGCCAAAAGCCAGTTGCTGTCAAACGACTGGAGAAAGTTGCAGCTGAAGGCGAAAAAGAATTTCAGACTGAGCTGAAAGTCATTGGGAAAACCCATCACAAGAATTTAGTCCGTCTGCTTGGATACTGTCTTGATGGACCAAAAAGGCTTTTGGTATACGAGTACATGAGCAATGGCTCACTTGCAGATGTACTCTTCGCACCTGACAGACAGCCTTGTTGGGAAGAAAGAATGAGAATTGCTTGCAACATAGCACGAGGATTTCTTTACCTCCATGAAGAGTGTGATACACAGATTATTCATTGTGACATAAAGCCCCAAAACATTCTGATGGATGAGTACATGTGCcccaaaatatcagattttggaTTGGCAAAGCTGCTTAAGGCAGACCAAACAAGAACCACAACTGGCATCAGAGGAACCAAGGGATATGTTGCACCAGAGTGGCATAGGAAAATGCCAATAACAGTTAAAGCTGATGTTTACAGCTTCGGAATTGTTTTGTTGGAGATCATATGTTGTCGAAGGAATGTGGATTGGAGTCTTCCAGAGGAGGAGGCTGTTTTGGATGAATTAGCCTACCCCTGTTTTGAGAGTGGTGAGCTTGGAAAACTAGTGGGTGAACAAGAGGTCGACACAAGGCAATTTGAACGGATGATTAAAGTGGCACTTTGGTGCGTCCAGGATGAACCGTCGTTGCGTCCTTCTATGAAGAAGGTTTTACTCATGCTTGAAGGAACTGTAGAAATCCCAATCCCTCCCAGTCCTAACTCTATTCTCAGCACCATCTAAAGTCAAGTGAGTGATACGTACTTTAGTGATCAGAAAACTGATCAAACCTTACATTTAGTTTatgtaataaaattaataagcaACGTGGTGAGTTTCACCGCAAGCTTCGCTGTCTGTAAGTGTCTGTGTCGTCATGAATGATATGCGTATGGTTTTCAGCTCTATGTAGCCTGCTGCGTTACTAATTGTGCGTTAATTGGATGCAAATAATCTACTTTTGGCGTCCATGCTTTAAAAAAGATGCTATCAGGATGCAGCATCTGATTCACTTTCTCTTCCATTAAATTCCCAATTATTTTCCTTCTCAATGAATCATCAAAtgcttaaaacaaaaaaactacgAATTTGCGTTACTGTCAAAAGAGGTTTATTTGAAAAGAGGCGAAATAACATTTCAAACAAGCTCTTAAAAACATCCGGTGAGTTAAAGACATATCGCCAAAACTACAAATTGGGAACTTTCACGACCCTGTTAATCCCTTCCACCAGCTGAATCTCAGAAGAATCGAGACTCTGTATATGTAGGGGTTCGTTTTTTGAAATCGTGTTTTTCTTCCGTGACAGGGGACAAATTCTTGATCTATTCATGCTGATTATTTTGAAGGATTTGTTCAAATCCATAACTAAATCATTATAAGTATATCGTGTTTGTCATCAATCCTTATTCAGGGAAATTGTAGAAAGAATATGATTTGAGATTGTGGCGTGACAACACAAGCGGAGAAAATTGAATGAATCGAACTGAAAATCAGAAAGAAGATCACAACTTGAGACGATAAAacattcatttcatttcattcctTTGAAGAGATAGTACAACAATTTTACAATTCTCAATCAGCTAGATATATTGATTATGAAACTGGTTTCCGAAACAAGAAACCCAAAGAATCTGCGTAAAAGAGTGCACTAACAAAGTcaccaataaacaaaaacattCATCATCAAACGATGGTCCTCCCCAGTGCTCCGGCAATCCATCGGAGAAGTTATCCCCTGGTAGTTCACCAAAGAAATTATCCCCCAACATTCTATCAACCAAATTAAGCCAAAGATGATTATTACAGGCCATGTCGCATAACAACTGGTCAAGGTCGGGAATTGAACCCAGTTCCTTGTGATGATCCTCCTCCTGCTTTTCGGGAACCACCTTCTTCGACTTGCGCTTCTTTTGACATCCTCGCTATTGTGGGGCTGCttcatgtttcctcttttgactGCGGCTGGGAGTTTGTGTTTTGGAGACGGTGATGCGCATAGGCTTTAGAGGAAGGGGCATTGGGAGAACAGAGAGTAAGGACAACTGAACTGTAACTGTAAGTGTAAGTACCAACCCTGCTTCATGATCACACTTAAAGACTTAAAAGTGGGTCATTTTTGTTGCTGATTAATCAGTGTGTGTAACAATTAAAATCCTAAATAACAAAAGCAAAGATGAAACTTCCTGCAAATTGAAATTAATCAGCGATTCAGACTTCAGAGAGAGTAGAAAACCGAAGCCTGCAAACGAGAGTTAGTACGATCCAACTCAAGGAacccaaacaaacaaacaaacaaacaaagaaaactggATGTAATATGAAAGATTGCAATGTTACCGACGGGCCACCGCAAACCCTAGAAATCAGATCACCAACCTCAGAAACCCTAGAATTCGCCACTGGGAATGATCCTTCCTTTTCCCGCACATCATAGAGCGGTTAAGAGTGCACATTAAACAGACAGATACAAAAATTACTTGGAAAAAAATGGGTATTCTTCGAGcaattggagagagagagagagagagagaagagatggAGATCAGAATTGCAAATAACGATCAGATTTCAGATGAGAAACAGAGAGCAATCCGAATTGCAAACAACGATCCCAGATTTTTCGACCGTTAGGAGTCGTGGGCTTGTGAAATGGGTTAgggtttctagagagagagagagagagcgcgcgCCAAATAGGTTTCCGAAATTTCAACCGTCGGCGCTCTAAGGCGGTCCATTAATTGCTAAAAAAGGAACCCAGCGattcaaattttattacaaTTACTCTAATTCTCGATTTCCCTGAACTTTTTAATTAGAATACGAACTTAAACTAACTTTTTTGGCTGATTTGCCCCTAatgttaatttttcatttatttcattcaaatttctgTTAGATAGAAGTACATGTACAACATGTGAGAATAGTTCGGTCGttttattctttaaaataattgaaaactttAGATTTCTAAAATATAGACCTATGCAAATATGTGTAATTATATAGCTTTTGTATCTCAATGTCTAACGAAGTGATGCTTTTGTCCACAAAGAAGAGTTACGTAGTGTGCACGTGATAAAAGTTAACGTTAATTTGGATAAAATATATAACGGTAGTGGGGAAATCGGCCAAAAAATTTAGTTGaaatccttaattttccaattaaaaatttcaagaAGAAACTCGAaagttaagtaataatttaggagacaaattaacaatttaaccaACCAAAATATGTTAGACCATCATCGATTGAGATGTCAAATTAAAAAACAGTTGGTGtaggaaaaataatattttgtaaagtTTCGCACGAAatgtcaaattaaaatattttctacTTATTTATAAATTAAGCGGGTCAtaatttaacaataaaataattaataagcgaacaaaaatgaagaaatatgTGGACTTAGCTTGATTCTCGATTGTTCCGGATGGGGTCTACGAGTATGTGCCTGAATGGAGCAATTATCTGCGCTAATTACGCTTTTATAATTCACATGAAGAAGCACACCGTAGCTTATAATCAACTTGATGGTTGCTCACATTTTCTCTGGCATTACTCCTAATTTTTCGTTTTTCGTTTTGAGTCACTGACTAATAGagaaataacataaattttgagtttaGGTTTTATTCTAAACTGACTTTACCACAAGAGTTTAAACCTGAATTTTTAAACACATGTGTTATCTTTCGACTACACTATCATCATGATGGCCATTTATTCAATTAGGCCTTCTGAAGATTTGTTAACTATCAACATGTCGAAGATGCTTAACAATGTATTAGTAAATTTTCTCTAGAGTGAAGACGAATGAAACTCGAGTATAAGAATAGCCATATGATTGAAAAACACACGCATTTGAAGTTCACAAGGTGGTGGACTCCTTTAGGAGAAAGACTTGTATGCAACATTGTTCATTGTCATGCATCTTGATACAGTACTGTCATTCCGTGCAATTTACTCTCTTCCATTAGGGGCCCCAATTGTAGATCCCTTCAAAGACGGGAACTTGGCAAAATCTGGGAGTACTCCAAACGAAATGACTTGACTTGGTGGGTATAATTCCATAGGAAAAACCTGAACTTGTACAAATTAATCGTTTGAAGCATTGATCATTGTAATATTAAAGCAACTGAAAAATGGGAAACTTCATACTGCAACCATAATTTTTGAACCCACGTTGACCAGATCTTATTCAATGCCTTTTATGGTTTGCTTTGTTCTTGCCATGACACTTCTTGTTGCTCAAGCACAACAAATGCCATCGAATATCAGCCTCAGATCTTCTTTAACGCCGACTACCAACTCTTTGTGGTTATTGGTCTCTCACTGCTTTCGGATATATTTTGTCGGCGATTTCTGTAGATGTGTTTTGCGAACATAATGCACGGTCTTGTAGTTTATGTAATAAAACTAATAAGTAAGATGGTGAATTTTAGTGATCAGAAAActaattgtggatgcaaatttctttctccttactcttggacaaaattgcacttgcaaaacaaataacGCCTTAGGTCGAGGCCAAGACcctcatgcgcccacgatgattttgggggggggggggggggggggggttgctTTGGcagaagaacctccgatgccaaagttagaactTTGATggaaaagtgtttggaaaatttagagaatttagcaagagaattggaattgagttttggataGAATGAGAGTGTTTAAATAGGGGTGTGGCAGGCCCCTTTGGGTGGAGTTGGCCAGCCACTTGGATCACTTTGTGGGCGAAGTTCATGATTTGTGGTTATTTAGCAAATTAATTggataataaatcaattaattagctaattaatataataaaaaatgaatgatttgggggttaccttgtggaaaagatttgatgaggatggacgaaattggttataaataaatacctattttggggactttttgacttgattgagggatgattgcccaCTGCTCGCGCGTAGAAATCCtagtgtgcctcgagggtaattttgtcctttttacccaaaaattcacgtgtcgcctcttgattatttttggctccacaaatgcccccacacttaTTGGGTTGCTCGCAAGAAATGGCAACAgatgtagagatcttcttgctttagaaaacgtaggattgtttcctatattgatgtagattccctctttaattggaatccttctaggaaagggaaataaatcacttctaaagtctatttaagtctaccttaagtagatgattCAGTCAACtttagagagcaatttattctaccctacaagaaagagaaagctagaggatatttgttccccttcACCTATCAATCTTCTACACTTAGCCACCATCTTTCATTGCTTTCTTCGTTTTCTCTGTGCCGCACCGAGgtaggaaaaaaattaatttttcttgtcttcttcaTGGATGGTGCTACCGCGGGGCAGCCGTTGGGGTGGTGTGGCATGTTGACTGGCAGGGGCTAGGAGTTGGCTCGGCATGGGCCGATGAGGTGTTGTGGCAGGGACCACTGCTTGGGTTGCTCAGTTTGGCTAAAGCCAAGGGCAGCTGTGATGCTGGAGCCACGGATTATGGCGCTGGGGCTGTGGATTGTGGCGCTGGGGCGTAATGCTAGGTAAGTCGCATGGCTCATGTCCTTTTTGGGCTCTTTGACCTGACGCAGGCTAGGCTGGtgattgagaaaaatgagaaggTCGTCGGCCTCATAGGTTGCTGGAATGCTGGGCATGCAGACCTTCTGCCTACTGGTCTGAGAGAAAAAATGAGGGAAAAGCCATCATGGGTTGAGCTTCCCTGCTGAGTACCGTGAATGACATTGGCTACTTAGTCATCTTTGCTGGGAGAAATGTGGGATACTCCGGAGAAAAAAGGTAAAAAGGATTAAGGCAGATGCATTGGCTCGTCTGATTGTTGTCGTGGAGCTTATTATGAATcgaggttctaaaaaacgctaggcgctacTCGGgcggcctaggcggatttaggtaaatttcttgtttatcttgtaaataaatgcatattaacacttacaaaaaattatactcgTATGAAattcatggataagataataaaagaatgataaaatgcaaaaagagtatccaataagtccaaaatttaaaaaaacattaagcatatatgtcatataaccatagtaaggagtattgtaggatgacacatgtacaacaagttcacaatttacaacataaaatggaaaatatgaggaaaataaggaaatttcGTAATGTAAGATACCCCGATTTTTCCAGCCGTTTTACACAAAATCGCCTCGATTCCAAGGcacctagcacctaggcggccgcctagggcgttttttagaacactgttatgaatgaaggtggaaagaagagatcttccTCACCTGCTCAAGAGATGCTGGTTGAGAAAAAACTAAAGACTTCCTCTGCTGCTCGTAGGGGTTTACCAGCTGCCGAGAGGCctgtgattgacatgacttctaccaatgggaagaaaaatgaggctaCTAGATCTAAGCCTGTGGCACCTGCCATGTCGAGAATGGCTAGTACGATTGATGATAGGATTGCTCAGCGTAGAACTTCTGTCATGCCCCAAGTGCTGAAGTCTGTACTAAGATGTCCGTTAGGAGCTAAGTTTGGTTCAACTTTGGAAAGGCTTTCTATTATGAAGAGTGATAAGGTGGACACTGCTGCTAAAGTGGCTTCAAGGCCCACTCCCCCAGCTGCTGAGACTGATTCGCCTGCTGGGAAGGAGGAGACTGCTCACGTGGGCAactgtgagaaatccactaagtCTGCTTCTAGGGAGGCTTCTGAGATCTGTGCGCTTTTGAAACCAAATCTGTTTGAAGACATGGATGCTTGTGCCAAGTTTGTCGATGACGTTAAAGGGGTTGTTTGCCTAAGTTCCTTTGTGAAGCATACGATCGAGTATAGGAAGATTGCCCAACTTGCCATGGTGCAGAAGACGACTAGGGTAGGGTTCGGTTCTTAATGGTTtagttttttgccaaaaccaaaatcGAACCGAAATTTTAGTTTGGTTGGGTTTGGTtcatttttttcagttttttttttcagttcggTTTATCCGGTTCGGTTTCGGCTTGGTttcgatttttttattttttatttttactctagaaaatgaaaaacaacaatCATAACATAAGATAGAAAATATGACTCAGGATTTTGTCATTTAGATACATATGTCAGTGTGTCTATGCATGTTTCGCTATCTCTAATGAAAAGATACATGATCTTTTTCTGTTTGGGGGACCAAAGATTAGATTACATGTTTCCATCTCTCCAGGAATGGGCTCACAGTTTTTCAATATTCATGAGGGAAGTTACTAACTaatctaaaaacataaagtctcataaaagtctaaaaaaatgaaaaattttgaGTCTTCAAAAAGTTGAAATTTAAACATCACACAAGTCAAATAAACCTTCAAGGTTTCATCACTTCATGTCTTGCACAAATAAAATCTTCCAAGTCCTCAAGCTTAAGCTTAACGCCTAGGTGGCCTAGGAGGCAACATAGCACTTTTCTTTGAGCTTCTACTCGccatttctacaaaaaaaaaaaaaaaaaaaaaaaatgaacatgaTGTAAAGCAAGCATGCAACATAGCATCTAATTAAAATAGTCTAACAAAACCAAATGCAATAAGTAAAATTACCTTTCTTAACTTCTTCACAAAACTCAATCTCCTCAATGGTTGGCTCATGATGTAATGCTACATGAATTGACCTAAGCCAATTTTGTGTACATATCAAAGCTTCCACCatttttggactcaaagaacTACGATATGGATCAATTATTCGTCCACTTATGCTAAATGAGGATTCTAAAGCAATGGTTGATACGGGAATAGCTAAATTCTCTTTTGCAACTCGTGCCAAAATAGGATACTTAGATAGCCCATTCACCCTCCACCAATTCAAGATATCAAAGTTTGGCTCTTCTTCCCCTTCATTAGGATCTGAAAGAAACCTATCCAAATCATAGTGCACAATACGACTCTCTTTGCTTTTCTCATTTCACTTTTCTCTTTCAACTTTCTTTCAATCTTTGTCATGCTTGATAAAGGATCTCCACTTGTAGTTGCCGATTGAGAACTACCACCACTACTTGTGCTTTGTTGTGTATCAAAAGATAACTCTTCATGAATCTTGTAAAGATCAAACAACAAATCTTTCACCGCATTGGTTGCAATTTCAACTTTTTCCTCGTCCTCGCCATATAGTATCTCATAATAACCAACCACCTTCTCCAATTTATGGCGAGGATCAAGCACAAGTGCAACAAAAGCATATTGATTCATATCCTCAATTGAATCCCAATAtttgtcatatttttcttgcGTCAACATGGAGATCATAGACAAGAATtcattatctttgttttcaagGAGGAGACTTTTGATCTTAAACAAATCATCAAAAGTAGTATGAATTGTTAGAGTATTAGAAGAACACACTTTTAAAGTGATTTCGTACAAAGGTCTCAAAAAGGATGCAAATATTCCTGCCTCACTCCAATCATAAGTCGAAGGTGGCCCTTCCCTTATATTATCATGATTTTCTTTAGTAAAGTAAGGAAGGTAATGACCATCATCTACTTTCAACCTATCAAAAGCCATCTTGAACTTCAAAACCAAATCCAACATTAAAAATGTAGAATTCCACCTAGTAGGGACATCTAAAATCACAAGCCCTTTGCTTTCTATTCTCACTTTCTCAACACACCCTTTGAAGCTCTCCAACCATTCAGGGGAAGATCTTACATACCTAACCGCATTACGAATGCCTTGTATGACGGTATTCAACATCTTTATCCCATCATTCATAACCAAATTAAGAATATAAGCAACACACCTCATGTGCAAATATTTTCTATCATGCAAAAGTGCATTAGGAATCCCCCACCCACTTATTCAGTGCACCAAATCCCTTAAGCCGGAATCATTTGCCGAAGCATTATCAACTGTAATAGTTAACACCTTCTCTATGCCCCACTCCACCAAACACTCCTCCAAAAGTTGAGCAATGGATTCTCCCTTATGATTTAGAATGACACAAAAGTTCAAAATCTTtttatgtaacatccaatcatCATCAATAAAATAAGCAGTGAGAACCATGTAATTTGTTTGTTGAATAGAAGTCCATGTATCCGTTGTTAGACACACCCTAAATGTCTTCAACTAACTTTTCAATTTCTCATTTTCGGAGTAAAACAAGCCAAGTACATCTTTAGCTATTGTCTTACGACTAGGTACTTTCCACAAAGGACACGCATGCAtgcaaaaatgacaaaaaccCTCTCCCTCGACGAATGAAAAAGGTAACTCGTTTATAATTATCATCTCAATGCAAGCCTTAGTAACTTCCACTTGAGAAAAACCTATGACTTCCAACTTATCTTTTGTGCCGGCAAAGGTTAAGGTCTTTTGCCTATTTGTAGCAAATATTTCCTTATTAGGACCATAGCTCCTACATCTAGCTAGGTGATTTCTTATACTAGTTGTACCATTTTTATCTGTGTCGGCCATAAGCGATTTGCTACAATATTTGTATACCCCTTTAACTCGGCCTCCCTCAATTGTCCTATCAAAGTGCTCCCAAATTGTAGACCTTTCATGACTTTTTAGTGAATCCAAGAGAGTGTCCTCTTTACTTACTTAATCACTTGAGCAACCTTCTTTTGGAGTTGCATCGGAGGATTTTTTGGATCCACCATGAGTAAGAGGAGTTTGTTGAGTTGCCACCATGGGGAGTTGAGGTGGAGTTGATTCACCAACAATGTCCTTCAAAAATAGTAGAAAGCATCAttacaattaattattaaataaattgagACATAAGAACCATAGAGAAAGTATAGAGATGACAACTTACTTGCGATGGAGTAGACGTAGATGAGTTTATTTTTGCACGGGAGCTATTTGATGATCTCATTGAGTTTGAGCTTGAGCTCGAGGCCTTTGATGCACTTGACTTCATCTAATTAAGATACAAAACATATAATAAGCAAAGGTAAGATGCACCTAGAAAAGCTACGGATGCAAATAATAAGCAAGGTCTATGACTATAATCatcaaaagatacaaaacatACAAGAtggattaaactagttattTACACTCCCAGACACAATAAACTTTAATCTTTCTGCTGTTAAGggacaaataattaaaaattaaaatcaaacataTTTTGGTTCTCTTTGAAGTTTAGCCGTTGAGCTCGTATTCCTCGTCATACTACCCGAAAGTATTGACACCTAAATACTAATTAATTTGACATTTGGAAAGTAATTTGCAACTCATAAGTCATAAAGATGCAATTAGCAATCCTCCTCTGGTAAAACTTGAttatttgtaattattttttttatttttttatttttttaaatttttgaacaAACAGATACGAATGAAGACTGAAGTGGTGGCCATGAGCAAGAACATGCAAATTCCATAACTTATTATTTACTGGTTAATTACAGGTTGCTTAACTGAGAACGAGGAGAACCCTAATATAATTGAGGAAGCTAACCCTTAAGCTACTCTAATAACCCACATCGACactcctccccccccccccccaactctCTCCATGGACTCGAAAAGGCTCACATTATCCCGAGAAAACCCTAGACTT of the Pyrus communis chromosome 1, drPyrComm1.1, whole genome shotgun sequence genome contains:
- the LOC137711446 gene encoding G-type lectin S-receptor-like serine/threonine-protein kinase LECRK3, with product MGNFILQPQFSQLTLIRSYSMPVMVGFVLAMAFVVAQAQQMQSNISRGSSLTPTTNSSWLSRSGVYAFGFYKQGNGYAVGIFLAGIPQTTIVWTAKRDDPPLSTNVTLDFTSDGFSLKPTQGQSFVIEYTSGSSASMLDSGNFVIYNARQDIVWQSFEHPTDTLLPGQTLFAEDELFSAKSESDHSTGIFRLKMQADGNLVQYPVNTPYKAEYAYYSSGTDGRGKNVTLHFAADGHLYLLNDTHSNIRNITNGGLPADQATIYLMRIDADGIFRLYSHDLNHNGSRSMVWESSNDKCDPKGVCGLNSYCVLLDLEAECRCLPGFVSANQRNKTSGCSRNLVADGCEHKNETLKYTMEELESTTWEDISYVDLTLSDKEACKRACLEDCNCEAALFDDTSCKKQRLPLRYGRRQVNTSNVALIKVAKSTTTPDTNRIVEKGSKRKGRTDILIVSLSLAAFGAILFAISVVVLCKHNVWAYKRVNTPIRDSEFNEDIALRPYTYEELEKITNNFTEEVGRGASGTVYKGVILASQKPVAVKRLEKVAAEGEKEFQTELKVIGKTHHKNLVRLLGYCLDGPKRLLVYEYMSNGSLADVLFAPDRQPCWEERMRIACNIARGFLYLHEECDTQIIHCDIKPQNILMDEYMCPKISDFGLAKLLKADQTRTTTGIRGTKGYVAPEWHRKMPITVKADVYSFGIVLLEIICCRRNVDWSLPEEEAVLDELAYPCFESGELGKLVGEQEVDTRQFERMIKVALWCVQDEPSLRPSMKKVLLMLEGTVEIPIPPSPNSILSTI